A single window of bacterium DNA harbors:
- a CDS encoding adenosine-specific kinase — METYVVRVENPDGLNVILGQSHFIKTVDDLHEALAGAVPNIRFGLAFCEASGPRLIRTSGTAQPLVDRAAGAAKALGCGHVFVVFLDGAFPINVLGVIREVPEVCRIFCATANPLEVVVAETEQGRGVLGVIDGEPPLGVEGPDDVRARRELLRKFGYKL; from the coding sequence ATGGAGACGTACGTGGTGCGGGTGGAGAACCCGGACGGGCTCAATGTGATTCTGGGCCAATCGCATTTCATCAAGACGGTTGACGACCTGCACGAAGCGCTCGCCGGCGCCGTGCCGAACATCCGGTTCGGGTTGGCGTTCTGCGAAGCCAGCGGACCGCGCCTGATCCGCACCAGCGGGACCGCGCAGCCTCTGGTCGATCGCGCGGCGGGGGCCGCGAAGGCGCTCGGATGCGGACACGTGTTCGTCGTCTTTCTCGACGGCGCGTTTCCGATCAACGTGCTCGGGGTGATCCGCGAGGTACCCGAAGTGTGCCGGATCTTCTGCGCCACCGCGAACCCGCTCGAGGTCGTGGTGGCGGAAACCGAGCAGGGACGCGGGGTGCTGGGCGTGATCGACGGTGAGCCTCCGCTCGGTGTGGAGGGGCCCGACGACGTCCGCGCCCGGCGGGAGCTTCTCCGGAAGTTCGGTTACAAGTTGTGA
- the fdhE gene encoding formate dehydrogenase accessory protein FdhE, with protein sequence MRAPAVLATPWAARRDRADVLRERYPFAREPLALYRALVDVQEPVWSAARLDAPSAADVPGYAAERLLPRVIEATAAAGPRALAEIVRAQFAGAPADARAEMIRRWLDGEEQTPVERYLARASVGPVLEALGDRAADACAAGRADREARDPRHCPVCGALPQLAFIAAPPESLAAGPRSLQCSRCGTAWAYPRLTCASCGEQDTAKLTVLAEEGADERALTGSTVRGLRGRSDPGGPGPRSRGTSRRDAPASPRFPHMRIDACAACSRYLVSIDLGRDPRAVPAVDELAAIPLDLHAVDRGFIKITPNLMGA encoded by the coding sequence ATGAGGGCACCGGCCGTGCTCGCCACGCCCTGGGCCGCCCGGCGCGACCGGGCGGACGTCCTGCGCGAGCGCTACCCGTTCGCGCGAGAGCCGCTCGCGCTGTACCGGGCGCTCGTGGACGTGCAGGAGCCTGTCTGGTCGGCCGCCCGGCTGGACGCGCCGTCCGCGGCGGACGTGCCCGGGTACGCGGCGGAGCGACTGCTGCCGCGGGTCATCGAGGCGACCGCCGCGGCGGGACCGAGGGCGCTCGCGGAGATCGTTCGTGCGCAGTTCGCCGGGGCGCCGGCGGATGCGCGCGCGGAGATGATCCGGCGCTGGCTCGACGGGGAGGAGCAGACGCCCGTCGAGCGCTACCTCGCGCGTGCCTCCGTCGGCCCGGTGCTCGAGGCGCTCGGGGATCGTGCCGCGGACGCATGTGCCGCCGGCCGCGCGGATCGCGAGGCCCGCGACCCGCGGCATTGTCCGGTGTGCGGCGCGCTCCCCCAACTCGCCTTTATCGCGGCGCCGCCGGAGTCGCTCGCCGCGGGGCCGCGGTCGCTCCAGTGCTCGCGCTGCGGGACGGCCTGGGCTTATCCGCGGCTGACCTGCGCGTCATGCGGAGAGCAGGATACGGCGAAGTTGACCGTGCTGGCTGAGGAAGGCGCGGACGAACGGGCCCTCACCGGCAGCACCGTCCGCGGTCTTCGCGGTCGGTCCGACCCCGGCGGCCCGGGGCCCCGCTCGCGCGGGACTAGCCGGCGGGATGCGCCGGCGTCGCCGCGTTTTCCGCACATGCGGATCGACGCCTGCGCCGCCTGTTCCAGGTATCTCGTCTCCATCGACCTCGGGCGCGATCCGCGCGCGGTGCCCGCGGTCGACGAGTTGGCCGCGATTCCGCTCGATCTCCATGCCGTGGACCGCGGTTTCATCAAAATCACACCGAATCTGATGGGGGCGTGA
- the fdnG gene encoding formate dehydrogenase-N subunit alpha, which yields MTTAVTRRGLLKLAGAGAGTAAFSALGFDLAEATEVKQQLHIAGATESHSLCPYCAVGCSLIAYTRKRADGSTEILQIEGDPDSPVNEGRLCPKGASAMSIATSSRRVDQPLYRAAGETAWKPVSWDFMLDRVARLMKDARDRTFVTQDAKGNTVNRCEGIGFAGGAAFSSEEGYLATKIMRGLGVVHLEQQARVUHGPTVVSLAATFGRGAMTNHWRDIKNADLILINGANPAEAHPVGFQWFVRAKLDPKRGPGKGGGAKIVHVDPRFTRTSALADTYLRIRTGTDVAYFGGLINHVLQNNLHHAEYVQHYTNASWLVKDGYGFKDGLFSGYDPAKRTYNVATWGYDADAQGIAKRDMTLQHPRSVFQLLKAHYARYTPEMVSSITGIPKDDFLKVAALVGEMGKPDKVMTIVYAVGLTHHTTGVQLIRSGALLQLLLGNMGRPGGGMNAERGHANIQGNTDHAISWEILPGYLAIPAPGEKNLADYVKEKAPKKSDPNSWNFFGTNYKKFMVSLLKAWYGDAATKDNEFAFDYIPKPAGNSSWISFYDDALRGKMDGIILNGMTATSIGPDSNQVLQALANLKWLVVMDPLPTTSSEFWHGPGMNPADVKTEVFMMPATHWIEKDGSFVNSGRWSQWKDQVIPPQGQARHDHWIMADLFNRVKALYQKEGGKFPDPIMHLTMNYKDPLKPELDEIAQEVNGKDLATGKRLATFAALKDDGTTIAGDWIYTGSYPESGNLMKRRDGVQDPKKNDPTGMGFYANWAWSWPLNRRVLYNRASADLDGNPWDPERAGIKWNGQRWVGDVPDYPPAMNPKDPKAWLPFIMTGEGTGRLFSNTPLDGPFPEHYEPIESPVENPLHPQNSANPVAFLYDQAAGRPNRFGTVADYPYVATTYRLTEHEHYVTQHVEHLVQLQPEAFVEIPDGLAAEKGIKNGDMVRVSSKRGKVEARAMVTKRLGPLTVAGKQVWQIGIPIHWGFVGISADQHPDKSQHWLANTLTPFVGDATARTPEFKAFLVNLERMG from the coding sequence ATGACCACCGCGGTTACCCGTCGTGGTTTGCTCAAGTTGGCCGGTGCCGGCGCGGGCACGGCGGCGTTCTCGGCGCTCGGCTTCGATCTCGCCGAGGCCACCGAGGTCAAGCAGCAGCTTCACATCGCGGGCGCGACGGAGTCGCACTCCCTCTGTCCCTACTGCGCGGTCGGTTGCTCGCTGATCGCGTACACGCGCAAGCGCGCCGACGGCAGCACGGAGATCCTCCAGATCGAAGGCGATCCGGACAGCCCCGTCAACGAGGGCCGACTCTGCCCGAAGGGAGCGAGCGCGATGTCGATCGCGACCTCGAGCCGGCGGGTGGACCAGCCGCTCTACCGCGCCGCGGGCGAGACCGCCTGGAAGCCGGTCTCGTGGGATTTCATGCTCGACCGCGTGGCGCGCCTGATGAAGGACGCCCGCGACCGGACGTTCGTGACCCAGGACGCCAAGGGCAATACCGTCAATCGCTGCGAGGGGATCGGATTCGCCGGCGGCGCCGCGTTCAGCAGCGAGGAGGGCTATCTCGCGACCAAGATCATGCGCGGGCTGGGGGTGGTCCACTTAGAGCAGCAGGCCCGTGTTTGACACGGGCCCACGGTGGTCAGTCTGGCCGCCACGTTCGGAAGAGGAGCAATGACAAATCATTGGAGGGACATCAAGAACGCTGACCTGATCCTGATCAACGGCGCGAACCCCGCGGAGGCCCACCCCGTGGGCTTCCAGTGGTTCGTGCGCGCCAAGTTGGATCCCAAGCGCGGCCCGGGAAAGGGCGGCGGGGCGAAGATCGTCCATGTGGATCCGCGGTTCACGCGGACCTCCGCGCTCGCGGACACTTACCTCCGGATCCGCACCGGCACGGACGTCGCCTACTTCGGCGGGCTGATCAACCACGTGCTCCAGAACAACCTCCACCACGCCGAGTACGTGCAGCACTACACGAACGCGTCGTGGCTCGTCAAGGACGGCTATGGATTCAAGGACGGCCTCTTCTCCGGGTACGATCCGGCCAAGCGGACCTACAACGTCGCGACGTGGGGCTACGACGCGGACGCGCAGGGCATCGCGAAGCGGGACATGACCCTGCAGCACCCCCGTTCGGTCTTCCAGCTGCTGAAGGCCCACTACGCGCGGTACACGCCCGAGATGGTGTCGTCGATCACCGGGATCCCCAAAGACGACTTCCTGAAGGTGGCGGCGCTGGTCGGGGAGATGGGCAAGCCCGACAAGGTCATGACGATCGTCTACGCCGTCGGCCTGACGCACCACACGACCGGCGTGCAGCTGATCCGTTCCGGCGCACTCTTACAATTGCTCCTCGGCAACATGGGCCGCCCGGGCGGCGGCATGAACGCGGAGCGCGGCCACGCGAACATTCAGGGCAACACCGACCACGCGATCTCGTGGGAGATCCTGCCGGGGTATCTCGCGATCCCCGCGCCCGGCGAGAAGAACCTCGCCGACTACGTCAAGGAGAAGGCGCCGAAGAAGTCCGACCCCAACTCGTGGAACTTCTTCGGGACGAACTACAAGAAGTTCATGGTCAGCCTGCTCAAGGCATGGTACGGCGACGCCGCGACCAAGGACAACGAATTCGCGTTCGACTACATCCCGAAGCCGGCCGGGAACTCATCCTGGATCTCGTTCTACGACGACGCGCTGCGCGGCAAGATGGACGGGATCATCCTCAACGGGATGACCGCGACGAGCATCGGCCCGGATTCGAATCAGGTACTCCAGGCGCTGGCCAACCTCAAGTGGCTGGTCGTGATGGACCCGCTGCCGACGACGAGCTCGGAGTTCTGGCACGGGCCGGGCATGAACCCCGCCGACGTCAAGACCGAAGTCTTCATGATGCCGGCGACCCACTGGATCGAGAAGGACGGGTCGTTCGTAAACAGCGGCCGCTGGTCGCAGTGGAAGGACCAGGTGATCCCGCCGCAGGGCCAGGCCCGCCACGACCACTGGATCATGGCCGACCTGTTCAACCGCGTGAAGGCGCTCTATCAGAAAGAAGGCGGCAAGTTCCCGGATCCGATCATGCATCTGACCATGAACTACAAGGATCCGCTGAAGCCGGAGCTCGACGAGATCGCGCAGGAGGTCAACGGCAAGGATCTCGCGACCGGCAAGCGGCTCGCCACGTTCGCCGCGCTCAAGGACGACGGCACCACGATCGCCGGTGACTGGATCTACACCGGCAGCTATCCCGAGAGCGGCAACCTCATGAAGCGGCGCGACGGCGTGCAGGACCCGAAGAAGAACGACCCGACCGGCATGGGCTTCTACGCCAACTGGGCATGGAGCTGGCCCCTCAACCGCCGGGTGCTTTACAACCGCGCCTCCGCCGATCTCGACGGCAACCCGTGGGATCCCGAGCGCGCCGGCATCAAGTGGAACGGGCAGCGGTGGGTCGGCGACGTGCCGGACTACCCGCCGGCGATGAACCCCAAGGACCCCAAGGCGTGGCTGCCGTTCATCATGACGGGCGAGGGCACCGGCCGGCTGTTCAGCAACACTCCCCTCGACGGACCGTTCCCGGAGCACTACGAGCCGATCGAATCGCCGGTGGAGAACCCGCTGCACCCGCAGAACTCCGCGAACCCGGTGGCGTTCCTGTACGACCAGGCCGCGGGGCGGCCGAACCGGTTCGGGACGGTGGCCGATTACCCATACGTCGCCACGACGTACCGGCTGACCGAGCACGAACACTACGTCACGCAGCACGTCGAGCACCTCGTCCAGTTGCAGCCGGAAGCGTTTGTCGAGATTCCCGACGGCCTGGCCGCGGAGAAGGGCATCAAGAACGGGGACATGGTGCGCGTGTCTTCGAAGCGCGGCAAGGTCGAGGCGCGCGCCATGGTCACGAAGCGCCTCGGCCCGCTCACCGTGGCCGGCAAGCAGGTGTGGCAGATCGGGATTCCGATTCACTGGGGCTTCGTCGGCATTTCGGCGGACCAGCATCCGGACAAGTCGCAGCACTGGCTCGCCAACACGCTCACGCCCTTCGTCGGCGATGCCACCGCTCGGACGCCGGAGTTCAAGGCGTTCCTGGTCAACCTGGAGCGCATGGGATGA
- the mobB gene encoding molybdopterin-guanine dinucleotide biosynthesis protein B, translating into MRGGLRSAAWKRPAVVTRGAPGADLQEVLERLLAAVQPLPAETVPVWEAAGRIATGRVRAPAAVPRIRRAAMDGYVCHDADIARAAEGRSVTLRITGTSVMGEPPGPGPARGEAWSITTGAPVPRRGDRVLPLEAVRADGTALHLDRAAPGKRHVAEPGEEIQPGDILAAPAEPIPPAACGALAACGVAAVSVYRRPRVALVATGSELVELAAGGPPPPPGCIVNSNAVTIAGELAAAGCEVEYRGIIPDRPRETARAFSAMQDRYDVVLSTGGVSVGRYDLVHRTWLDLGARRYAGRVDLKPGGPFFAARAGRTWAIGLSGTPVACLAAFHLLVRPVLRRLAGARFVVRPVEMMALADGWARPTDRLRALWGRLDAADERTVHLLTDASLGRLTLLTAANALVLLPGGTPSLAPGSRVAVMRLNRPEDREYFRIAAATPGPLVIGLVGASGSGKTAATVGLIRRLTARGLRVGAIKHAAHGFQIDRPKSDSARMIEAGALRVVLAGPSETTIRISGEMPLASLIRGPAGAAHDAPDVVLIEGFGAAGHPIVQIGPPKPGAGAGEPWMTIPAAAALSEPAFEKTLDRITARIVALLDSVAARR; encoded by the coding sequence GTGCGGGGAGGCCTGCGCAGCGCGGCGTGGAAAAGACCGGCCGTGGTGACGCGCGGCGCTCCCGGCGCCGACCTTCAAGAGGTCTTGGAACGGCTCCTGGCCGCGGTCCAACCCCTTCCGGCCGAGACCGTCCCGGTGTGGGAGGCGGCGGGTCGAATCGCGACGGGACGCGTTCGCGCGCCCGCGGCCGTGCCCCGCATCCGGCGCGCCGCGATGGATGGCTACGTCTGCCACGACGCGGACATCGCCCGGGCCGCGGAAGGCCGGTCCGTCACGCTCCGGATCACGGGAACGTCCGTCATGGGCGAGCCACCCGGGCCGGGACCGGCGCGCGGCGAGGCCTGGTCGATCACCACGGGCGCCCCCGTGCCCCGCAGGGGCGACCGCGTGCTGCCGCTCGAAGCGGTGCGCGCGGATGGAACGGCGCTCCATCTCGACCGCGCCGCGCCGGGGAAACGCCACGTCGCCGAGCCCGGCGAGGAAATTCAGCCGGGGGACATCCTGGCGGCGCCGGCCGAACCGATTCCGCCCGCGGCCTGCGGCGCGCTCGCGGCGTGCGGCGTGGCCGCGGTCTCGGTCTACCGCCGGCCGCGCGTCGCGCTCGTCGCCACGGGCAGCGAGCTCGTCGAGCTGGCGGCCGGGGGGCCGCCGCCGCCGCCCGGCTGCATCGTCAACAGCAACGCCGTGACGATCGCGGGCGAGCTCGCCGCGGCCGGATGCGAGGTCGAGTACCGCGGCATCATCCCCGATCGTCCGCGGGAGACGGCGCGCGCGTTCTCGGCCATGCAGGATCGCTACGATGTCGTGCTGTCGACCGGCGGCGTCTCGGTCGGCCGCTACGACCTGGTGCATCGCACGTGGCTGGATCTCGGCGCGCGGCGGTACGCCGGGCGCGTCGACCTGAAACCGGGCGGGCCGTTCTTCGCGGCGCGGGCTGGGCGCACGTGGGCGATCGGGCTCTCGGGAACGCCGGTGGCCTGTCTGGCCGCCTTCCATCTTCTCGTGCGGCCGGTGCTCCGCCGCCTGGCGGGCGCGCGCTTCGTCGTGCGGCCCGTGGAGATGATGGCGCTCGCGGACGGATGGGCGCGGCCGACGGACCGGCTGCGCGCCCTGTGGGGACGGCTCGACGCGGCCGACGAGCGCACCGTCCATCTGCTCACCGACGCCTCGCTCGGCCGCCTGACGCTGCTTACGGCGGCGAATGCCCTCGTGCTGCTGCCGGGCGGAACGCCGTCCCTCGCGCCGGGCTCCCGCGTGGCGGTGATGCGTCTTAACCGGCCTGAAGACCGCGAATACTTCCGGATCGCCGCGGCAACGCCCGGCCCGCTCGTCATCGGCCTCGTGGGGGCATCCGGCAGCGGGAAGACCGCCGCGACCGTCGGGCTCATCAGGCGGCTCACGGCGCGCGGGCTCCGCGTCGGCGCGATCAAGCACGCCGCGCACGGATTCCAGATCGACCGGCCAAAGAGCGACAGCGCGCGGATGATCGAGGCGGGCGCGTTGCGGGTCGTCCTGGCCGGGCCGTCGGAAACTACGATCCGCATCTCCGGGGAGATGCCGCTGGCATCACTGATCCGCGGGCCCGCCGGGGCCGCGCACGACGCGCCCGACGTGGTGCTCATCGAGGGCTTCGGAGCCGCGGGGCACCCGATCGTTCAGATCGGCCCGCCCAAGCCGGGAGCGGGGGCGGGC
- a CDS encoding OsmC family protein, whose protein sequence is MDATLRWEGGMRFGGAAESGGTITLDARPEHGGTGQGPSPMETLLLALAGCTGMDVVSVLGKMRAPLAGLEIRVSGDRRDEHPRIFTHVRLEYIFRGRDLKPEQAGRAVELSQEKYCSVSAMLRASAELTYTWRITAET, encoded by the coding sequence ATGGACGCCACGCTGCGCTGGGAGGGCGGAATGCGCTTCGGGGGCGCCGCGGAGTCCGGTGGAACCATCACCCTGGACGCGCGGCCGGAGCACGGCGGCACCGGGCAGGGGCCGTCGCCCATGGAAACGCTCCTCCTCGCGCTCGCGGGCTGCACCGGGATGGACGTCGTCTCCGTTCTCGGCAAGATGCGCGCGCCGCTCGCCGGCCTCGAGATCCGCGTGTCCGGCGACCGCCGGGATGAGCACCCAAGAATCTTCACGCACGTCCGTCTCGAGTACATCTTCCGCGGAAGGGACCTCAAGCCCGAGCAGGCCGGCCGCGCCGTGGAATTGAGCCAGGAAAAGTACTGCTCGGTCTCCGCGATGCTGCGGGCGAGCGCCGAACTGACCTATACTTGGCGGATCACCGCGGAAACGTGA
- a CDS encoding metal-sensitive transcriptional regulator, whose translation MPRNVTGLDPKAKAQILARLRSIEGHWRAVVRMVDEDRYCVDVIKQISAVQSAVDKATALLLERHLNHCVTGAIRSDNPRQRERAIAELLEVFENRRQYASITSLPARVGSRPQARSRPARSNGGGAS comes from the coding sequence ATGCCGCGAAACGTGACCGGGCTCGACCCCAAGGCCAAGGCCCAGATTCTCGCGCGGCTGCGCAGCATCGAAGGGCACTGGCGCGCGGTCGTCCGGATGGTCGACGAGGACCGGTATTGCGTAGACGTCATCAAGCAGATCAGCGCCGTGCAGAGCGCCGTCGACAAAGCGACGGCCCTGCTGCTCGAGCGGCACCTCAACCACTGCGTGACCGGCGCGATCCGGTCGGACAATCCCCGTCAGCGCGAGCGCGCCATCGCCGAGCTGCTCGAGGTCTTCGAAAACCGCCGGCAGTACGCGTCGATTACATCGTTGCCGGCGCGCGTTGGCTCGCGCCCGCAGGCCCGGAGCCGGCCGGCACGGTCGAACGGCGGCGGCGCCTCGTAG
- a CDS encoding 4Fe-4S dicluster domain-containing protein, whose amino-acid sequence MPEAVGFFTDSSVCIGCKACEVACKEWNGLPGDKPKFMDSYDNTGALDEQNWRHVQFIERMDDKPVQTGNGAAWLMLSDVCKHCKHASCMEVCPTGAIVRTEFDTVFIQQDVCNGCRYCISACPFGVIGFSAQTGTVHKCTFCYDRLQAGMTPACAQACPTQSIQFGPLAEMQKRADARLAALHDQGYAQASLYGRDEAVYGGLNAFFLLMDKPETYGLPNAQNAVLPRRNNKGGYFGMVATALLGAVAAVVAFRDRRMNELGRGKNGATAGGTR is encoded by the coding sequence ATGCCTGAGGCCGTCGGCTTTTTCACCGACTCGAGCGTCTGCATCGGCTGCAAAGCCTGCGAGGTCGCCTGCAAAGAGTGGAACGGGCTCCCCGGCGACAAGCCGAAGTTTATGGACAGCTACGACAACACCGGCGCGCTCGACGAACAGAACTGGCGGCACGTCCAGTTCATCGAGCGGATGGACGACAAGCCGGTCCAGACCGGCAACGGCGCCGCGTGGCTCATGCTCTCCGACGTCTGCAAGCACTGCAAACACGCGAGCTGCATGGAGGTCTGTCCGACCGGCGCGATCGTGCGGACCGAGTTCGACACGGTGTTCATCCAGCAGGACGTCTGCAACGGCTGCCGCTACTGCATCTCCGCGTGCCCGTTCGGCGTGATCGGGTTCAGCGCGCAGACCGGCACCGTGCACAAGTGCACGTTCTGCTACGACCGGCTGCAGGCCGGCATGACGCCGGCGTGCGCGCAGGCGTGTCCGACGCAGTCGATCCAGTTCGGGCCGCTCGCTGAGATGCAAAAGCGCGCCGACGCGCGCCTCGCCGCGCTGCACGACCAGGGGTACGCGCAGGCGTCGCTCTACGGCCGCGACGAGGCGGTCTACGGCGGGCTCAACGCGTTCTTCTTGCTGATGGACAAGCCCGAGACGTACGGCCTGCCGAACGCGCAGAATGCGGTGCTCCCGCGCCGGAACAACAAGGGCGGCTACTTCGGCATGGTCGCGACGGCGCTGCTCGGCGCGGTGGCCGCGGTCGTCGCCTTCCGCGACCGGCGCATGAACGAGCTCGGGCGCGGCAAAAACGGCGCGACGGCGGGAGGGACCCGGTGA
- the rpiA gene encoding ribose-5-phosphate isomerase RpiA, whose product MSGDGPGGPLERYKRDAALAAVAAEVRDGMLVGLGSGSTAAYVIREIGRRVREGGWRIRGVPTSERTAEIAREVGIPLVALEEAPDVVIDGADQIDPSLAIIKGGGGAHAREKIVATAARRAVIVADYTKAVPHLTGPVPLEVLPFAASWIMRVLPERIPGAEARRRTRDGRPFATDNGNPVIDLTCGVIEDPAAVAATLEHMPGVVEHGLFVGIAHVVYFAGPKGIKIEKI is encoded by the coding sequence GTGAGCGGAGACGGCCCGGGCGGGCCGCTCGAGCGGTACAAGCGTGATGCCGCCCTGGCTGCGGTCGCCGCGGAAGTGCGGGACGGCATGCTGGTGGGTCTCGGCAGCGGCTCGACCGCCGCGTACGTCATCCGCGAGATCGGGCGCCGCGTCCGCGAGGGCGGGTGGCGGATCCGAGGCGTGCCCACCTCCGAGCGCACGGCCGAGATCGCCCGTGAGGTTGGGATCCCGCTCGTTGCGCTCGAGGAGGCGCCGGACGTCGTCATCGACGGCGCGGACCAGATCGATCCGTCCCTCGCCATAATCAAGGGCGGCGGGGGGGCCCACGCCCGGGAGAAGATTGTCGCCACGGCGGCCAGGCGGGCCGTCATCGTCGCGGATTACACGAAGGCGGTTCCGCACCTCACCGGTCCGGTGCCCCTTGAGGTGCTCCCCTTCGCCGCCTCCTGGATCATGCGGGTGCTGCCCGAGCGGATCCCGGGGGCGGAGGCCCGTCGGCGGACGCGGGACGGCCGGCCGTTCGCGACCGACAACGGCAACCCCGTTATCGATCTCACCTGCGGCGTCATCGAGGACCCGGCCGCGGTGGCCGCGACCCTCGAACACATGCCCGGTGTTGTCGAGCACGGCCTGTTTGTCGGGATCGCGCATGTTGTGTACTTCGCCGGCCCTAAGGGAATAAAGATAGAAAAAATCTAG
- a CDS encoding isoamylase early set domain-containing protein, producing MATLIPVTFRFPARLMPTARAVSVIGSFNGWNPQVHRLRRTPDNEWAVTVYLSPGRAVYCFSVDGVMWLDPADEGRVPNGWGSEYSVRHVASGVEAAFAHSA from the coding sequence ATGGCTACGCTTATACCGGTGACGTTTCGCTTTCCGGCGCGGCTGATGCCGACCGCACGGGCTGTTTCGGTGATCGGTTCCTTCAACGGCTGGAATCCCCAGGTGCATCGTCTACGCCGCACGCCCGATAACGAGTGGGCCGTGACGGTGTACCTGTCGCCCGGCCGCGCCGTGTACTGCTTCTCGGTGGACGGCGTGATGTGGCTCGATCCCGCCGATGAAGGACGCGTTCCCAACGGGTGGGGCTCGGAGTACTCGGTCAGGCACGTCGCGTCGGGGGTGGAGGCGGCCTTCGCGCATTCCGCCTAA
- a CDS encoding metallophosphoesterase, with protein sequence MSACWRCGPRSSSARRVSAADFTEFGAAVDRVQVGVVADIHCGPDRDVLPGSRTPMLLDRFIAAMRDARPACIVDLGDRINSVAAGQDGVRERYVRRRLEDAGVPVYHVLGNTDVEHLPKHDALAAVKKGWAAELIDLGPLRLVLLDTVDPAVDVSGVPGRGSAGGSMGAAQIDWLRAVLAERAAPCLVFGHHPLDEPALDGHHYFAASPPLAAVRNRAEVRAVLEGAPAVTAVFSGHLHWTRAAQINGIPYVTIGSLVDTAYTGGEPAGAYALVTAGAGALEVGVFGRAPAEFTFPR encoded by the coding sequence TTGTCGGCGTGCTGGCGCTGCGGGCCGCGATCATCTTCAGCGCGCAGGGTTAGCGCCGCCGACTTCACCGAGTTCGGTGCCGCCGTAGACCGGGTCCAGGTCGGCGTCGTCGCCGATATCCACTGCGGCCCGGACCGGGATGTCCTGCCGGGCAGTCGAACTCCCATGCTGCTCGATCGCTTCATCGCGGCGATGCGGGACGCGCGCCCCGCGTGCATCGTCGACTTGGGCGACCGCATCAACAGCGTCGCGGCCGGCCAGGACGGTGTCCGGGAACGGTACGTCCGCCGGCGCCTCGAGGATGCCGGCGTGCCCGTGTACCACGTGCTCGGCAACACCGATGTCGAGCATCTCCCCAAGCACGACGCGCTGGCCGCGGTTAAAAAGGGGTGGGCGGCGGAACTGATCGATCTCGGGCCGCTGCGCCTGGTCTTGCTTGATACCGTCGACCCCGCGGTCGACGTCAGCGGGGTCCCCGGTCGAGGGTCGGCCGGCGGCTCGATGGGCGCCGCGCAGATCGACTGGCTTCGCGCGGTGCTGGCCGAGCGCGCGGCGCCGTGCCTGGTGTTCGGCCACCATCCCCTCGACGAGCCCGCGCTCGACGGACACCATTACTTTGCCGCCAGCCCGCCGCTCGCCGCCGTGCGGAACCGCGCCGAGGTCCGAGCGGTCCTCGAGGGTGCGCCGGCCGTGACCGCGGTGTTCTCCGGCCACCTGCATTGGACCCGCGCGGCCCAGATCAACGGGATTCCCTACGTGACGATCGGCTCGCTCGTCGACACGGCGTATACGGGCGGCGAGCCCGCCGGTGCGTACGCGCTCGTGACCGCCGGTGCGGGCGCGCTGGAGGTCGGCGTCTTCGGCCGCGCGCCGGCCGAGTTCACGTTTCCGCGGTGA
- the nrfD gene encoding NrfD/PsrC family molybdoenzyme membrane anchor subunit, translated as MAEHFVRPPDWTWYILAYFFFAGLTGGMYAIGAMLRLWGRSGDETVARTAFLWAFPILVVCPILLTIDLGKPLRFFHMLVSTTPGQGGLIFHYWSPMSVGSWALLVYGVFAFVSFLEAVRGRPGGGRLFTAIGGLLGLFVASYTGVLLSVSNQPLWSDTWTLGGLFLASGLTGAAALLALVARSEAAAAGTDARLRVADGYFALIELVWILLLFATLAAAGTLSVALRAPWIVLWLVVLIGLIPPLMALGGRERARRGGALVALLALVGVLALRAAIIFSAQG; from the coding sequence ATGGCGGAACATTTTGTCCGGCCGCCGGACTGGACGTGGTACATTCTGGCATACTTCTTCTTCGCCGGCCTGACCGGCGGCATGTACGCGATCGGCGCGATGCTGCGGCTGTGGGGGCGGTCCGGCGACGAGACCGTCGCGCGCACGGCGTTTCTCTGGGCGTTCCCGATCCTGGTCGTCTGCCCGATTCTCCTGACGATCGATCTCGGGAAGCCGCTGCGGTTCTTCCACATGCTGGTATCGACGACGCCGGGGCAGGGCGGGCTGATCTTCCATTACTGGAGCCCGATGTCGGTCGGCAGTTGGGCGCTGCTGGTCTACGGCGTCTTCGCGTTTGTGTCGTTCCTCGAGGCGGTCCGCGGGCGTCCGGGCGGCGGCCGGCTGTTCACCGCCATCGGGGGGCTCCTCGGTCTCTTCGTCGCGTCGTACACCGGAGTGCTGCTGAGCGTGTCCAATCAGCCCCTCTGGAGCGACACCTGGACGCTCGGCGGGCTGTTCCTCGCCTCCGGGCTGACCGGGGCGGCGGCGCTTCTGGCCCTGGTCGCCCGCAGCGAGGCGGCCGCCGCGGGCACGGACGCGCGGCTCCGGGTCGCCGACGGCTATTTCGCGCTGATCGAGCTCGTCTGGATCCTGCTGCTGTTCGCGACGCTCGCCGCGGCCGGGACGCTGTCGGTGGCGCTGCGGGCGCCGTGGATCGTGCTGTGGCTGGTCGTGCTCATCGGCCTCATCCCGCCGCTCATGGCGCTCGGCGGCCGGGAGCGCGCCCGCCGCGGCGGGGCGCTGGTCGCCCTGCTGGCGCTTGTCGGCGTGCTGGCGCTGCGGGCCGCGATCATCTTCAGCGCGCAGGGTTAG